A genome region from Sphingorhabdus sp. SMR4y includes the following:
- a CDS encoding YihY/virulence factor BrkB family protein, producing MSGDRAAETLAEEAPVRRALIIIERTAVGVYHDGFTFAGNFAYMSLLAVFSFFIVAAAVVGGFGQTAIGTDFVEAFLVTVPPSVAGALHDPINDAMTARTGPLLWLSAIVGLWTTTSLIETIREILHRAYGVQAQRAFWEYRLTSIALILVSVFFAMLALSAQFVVAGISEFLGTYFPVIKGGALWLSLSNAIPFLVLFATLYLLFRLLTPRQYRPRQYPKWPGAVFISGWWLMITGLLPVFLKYASNYQLTYGSLAGVIITLIFFYLVGLGMVIGAEINAALAERPSRIGQDE from the coding sequence TTGTCCGGCGATCGAGCCGCCGAAACGCTGGCTGAGGAAGCCCCTGTTCGACGCGCCCTTATCATTATCGAGCGCACCGCCGTGGGCGTCTATCATGACGGTTTCACTTTTGCCGGCAATTTCGCCTATATGTCGCTGCTCGCGGTATTCTCCTTCTTCATCGTCGCCGCTGCGGTTGTCGGCGGATTCGGACAGACCGCTATCGGTACCGATTTCGTCGAGGCTTTTCTGGTAACCGTGCCGCCGTCGGTTGCGGGAGCGCTGCACGATCCGATCAATGACGCGATGACCGCGCGAACCGGCCCCTTGCTGTGGTTGAGCGCTATCGTCGGACTGTGGACCACGACCAGCCTGATCGAGACGATCCGCGAAATTCTCCACCGTGCTTATGGTGTGCAGGCGCAACGTGCCTTCTGGGAATATCGTCTGACATCGATCGCTCTCATTCTCGTTTCCGTATTTTTCGCGATGCTGGCGCTTAGCGCGCAATTTGTGGTTGCCGGCATCAGTGAATTTCTGGGGACCTATTTCCCGGTCATCAAAGGCGGTGCGCTTTGGCTGTCGCTATCCAATGCCATTCCGTTTCTGGTGCTGTTTGCAACGCTCTATCTTCTGTTCCGGTTGCTGACTCCCCGGCAATATCGGCCGCGGCAATATCCGAAATGGCCGGGCGCTGTGTTTATCAGCGGCTGGTGGCTTATGATTACCGGCCTGCTGCCGGTTTTCCTCAAATATGCATCCAACTACCAACTCACCTACGGAAGCCTTGCCGGGGTAATCATTACATTGATTTTTTTCTATCTTGTCGGCCTCGGAATGGTAATTGGCGCAGAGATAAATGCTGCCCTGGCCGAACGACCCTCCAGAATCGGACAGGACGAATGA
- a CDS encoding DnaJ C-terminal domain-containing protein, whose product MVDPYQALGVGKGASEKEIKSAYRKLAKELHPDRNKDNPKATERFSDVTKAYDLLLDKDKRAQFDRGEIDAEGNPTAPFGFGGGGYQRGPGGQQHDFGNAGADFGDIFEGLFGGGGSSPFGGRQRSAPPPKGANVSYRLKVEFIAAATLQKQRITLEDGKTIDLSLPKGVEEGTQMRLSGKGRQGPGGNGDAIVTIHINSHPFFERDGDNIRLQLPISLKEAVEGAKVKVPTVDGPVMLSIPAGSDSGKTLRLKNKGFHGKSGVRGNQLVTLMITLPDNDEKLAEFVKDWDPKDNPRASMGV is encoded by the coding sequence ATGGTAGATCCCTATCAAGCATTGGGTGTCGGAAAAGGCGCGAGCGAAAAGGAAATCAAAAGTGCCTATCGCAAGCTCGCGAAGGAATTGCACCCGGACCGGAACAAGGATAATCCCAAGGCGACGGAGCGTTTTTCCGATGTCACCAAAGCCTATGACCTGTTGCTCGACAAGGACAAGCGTGCGCAATTTGATCGCGGAGAGATTGATGCGGAAGGCAATCCGACCGCTCCTTTCGGGTTCGGCGGTGGCGGATACCAACGGGGACCGGGAGGCCAACAGCATGATTTCGGCAATGCCGGTGCCGACTTTGGTGATATTTTCGAAGGATTATTCGGTGGCGGGGGCAGCTCGCCCTTTGGCGGACGCCAGCGCAGCGCGCCTCCCCCGAAAGGGGCCAATGTTTCCTACCGGCTGAAGGTCGAATTTATTGCCGCCGCGACGCTGCAGAAACAGCGGATCACGCTGGAAGACGGAAAGACCATCGATCTCAGTCTGCCGAAAGGTGTCGAGGAAGGCACCCAGATGCGGCTCAGCGGCAAGGGGCGCCAGGGGCCGGGCGGCAATGGCGACGCGATTGTCACCATTCATATCAATTCCCATCCCTTTTTTGAGCGTGATGGAGACAATATCAGGCTGCAGCTGCCGATCAGTCTGAAGGAAGCGGTTGAAGGCGCCAAGGTCAAGGTGCCCACCGTGGATGGTCCCGTGATGCTGTCGATTCCGGCCGGCTCGGATTCAGGAAAAACGCTGCGGCTGAAAAACAAGGGATTCCATGGGAAATCCGGTGTTCGCGGCAACCAGCTGGTGACCTTGATGATCACCCTGCCTGACAATGATGAGAAGCTGGCTGAATTTGTGAAAGACTGGGACCCCAAAGACAATCCGCGCGCCAGCATGGGTGTGTAG
- a CDS encoding ABA4-like family protein — protein MDWDLIFTVTNIYALAMWVILLLAPRTGTVMTGLFYGGVALLAASYAALMVLLIGGIVDSGTGAAMDFSSLAGVQQTLSSPGGATIGWIHYLSFDLFVGIWVARNADKYGFARWLQIPILLFVLMLGPLGLILYLLLRFTRHSKVADAVIPE, from the coding sequence ATGGACTGGGATCTGATTTTTACCGTGACCAATATCTACGCGTTGGCCATGTGGGTCATTCTTCTGCTGGCTCCGCGAACGGGGACAGTGATGACCGGTCTGTTCTATGGTGGCGTGGCTTTGCTCGCTGCAAGCTATGCGGCGCTGATGGTTCTGTTGATCGGAGGTATCGTCGACAGCGGCACCGGAGCAGCGATGGACTTTTCCAGTCTGGCCGGGGTCCAGCAAACCCTTTCCAGCCCCGGCGGTGCCACCATCGGCTGGATCCACTATCTGTCCTTTGACTTGTTCGTCGGGATTTGGGTGGCGCGCAATGCGGACAAATACGGGTTTGCACGCTGGCTTCAGATACCTATCTTGCTGTTCGTACTGATGCTGGGGCCTTTGGGGCTGATATTGTATCTGCTTTTGCGTTTCACGCGTCACAGCAAGGTTGCAGATGCCGTCATACCTGAATAA
- the pdxH gene encoding pyridoxamine 5'-phosphate oxidase: MTDPFSLFESWYAEARTTELNDSNAMTIATTDAEGQPSARMVLLKGHGPDGFVFYTNQQSRKAGDIAENPKGAILFHWKSLRRQIRIEGHISTVADDLANAYFATRSRDSQLGAWASDQSRPLSDRATFEARFAEMTKRFEGGDVPRPPHWSGYCLTPVRFEFWQDRAHRLHERRTFVRDGDDWTEGLLYP, translated from the coding sequence ATGACCGATCCCTTTTCCCTGTTCGAGAGCTGGTATGCCGAAGCGCGTACCACCGAGCTCAATGATAGCAACGCGATGACCATCGCGACCACCGACGCCGAGGGCCAGCCATCGGCGCGAATGGTCCTGCTCAAGGGTCATGGTCCCGATGGCTTTGTCTTCTACACCAACCAGCAGAGCCGCAAGGCCGGCGACATTGCGGAGAACCCCAAGGGCGCGATCCTGTTCCACTGGAAAAGCCTACGGCGGCAAATCCGGATCGAAGGGCATATCTCAACAGTGGCCGATGATCTCGCAAATGCCTATTTCGCAACGCGCAGCCGGGACTCGCAACTCGGGGCCTGGGCTTCGGACCAGTCTCGCCCGCTTTCGGACCGCGCAACCTTTGAAGCCCGCTTTGCGGAAATGACGAAACGTTTTGAAGGCGGCGATGTGCCGCGGCCACCCCACTGGTCGGGCTATTGCCTGACACCGGTGCGATTTGAGTTCTGGCAGGACCGGGCTCACCGGCTGCACGAACGACGGACTTTTGTCCGCGACGGTGACGACTGGACGGAAGGATTGCTTTACCCATGA
- a CDS encoding PhzF family phenazine biosynthesis protein: MTNLPYYHVDAFADRPFTGNQAAVMPLESWLDDAVLQALGEENNFAETAFYLPDESGEADYELRWFTPTVEIALCGHATLASGHIILSQQPDRQQVTFRTRRAGILTVVRDGEGYALDLPAYPPASKPMPEIVTLIGGDPVETQFHEGRYHVLRYANADEVIALKPDMKALAALGNAQFICTAPGKDSDVLSRVFVPGGGVDEDSVTGSAHAVLTPFWANRLGRDSFTAYQASQRGGYVKCRLDGDRAWLGGRCVTVVEGRFHL; this comes from the coding sequence ATGACCAACCTGCCTTATTATCATGTCGATGCTTTTGCCGACCGACCCTTCACCGGTAACCAGGCAGCGGTCATGCCACTCGAAAGCTGGCTGGATGATGCAGTTCTGCAAGCCCTTGGCGAGGAGAATAATTTCGCCGAAACAGCCTTTTACCTGCCCGATGAGAGCGGCGAAGCGGATTATGAACTGCGCTGGTTCACGCCGACGGTGGAAATCGCGCTTTGCGGTCATGCCACGCTCGCCAGCGGCCATATCATCCTGTCGCAGCAGCCCGATCGCCAGCAGGTAACGTTCCGGACGCGGCGCGCCGGCATCCTGACCGTCGTGCGGGACGGCGAAGGCTATGCGCTGGACCTCCCCGCCTATCCCCCCGCATCCAAGCCCATGCCGGAAATTGTCACGCTGATCGGCGGTGATCCCGTTGAAACCCAGTTTCACGAAGGACGCTATCATGTTCTTCGCTATGCGAATGCCGACGAGGTGATCGCTCTGAAACCGGACATGAAAGCGCTCGCCGCCCTCGGCAATGCGCAATTTATCTGCACGGCGCCGGGCAAGGACAGCGACGTCCTGAGCCGGGTTTTTGTTCCGGGAGGCGGGGTGGACGAAGACAGCGTGACCGGTTCAGCCCATGCCGTTCTGACACCTTTCTGGGCCAATCGACTGGGACGCGACAGCTTTACCGCCTATCAGGCCAGCCAGCGCGGCGGCTATGTCAAATGCCGTCTGGACGGCGACCGTGCGTGGCTGGGTGGCAGATGTGTAACTGTGGTAGAAGGCCGTTTTCACCTTTAG
- a CDS encoding serine hydrolase domain-containing protein yields the protein MHKIKLAFISTLVLALAACGSSGDTISAPQKSPEELAYIADNSPVAKARLDAAIAPLFEDPAMAETRAFLVMHQGKIIAERYGEGYDEDTRFISWSMAKSLTGALIGFLVADGRLVLDDPAPVPAWQRPGDPRGDITLRHLLHMSSGLDHTETPEEGGKTVFEADTNRMLFLDGAQDAAAYAEARPMEARPGEKFEYSTATSIILSDIIARTLTKSPDPEVRRHDTLRFIRGRLLEPLGMDGTYPEFGPNGTFLGGSFIHATARDYAKFGEFLRNNGARKGAQHLPVSWVKFMKTSSENDPAYGGHLWLNKRRPEGRNQVLFPDNGPDTIFAALGHLGQQIVVSPEQQLTVVRLGKTQDDVLAPMSAQIGRIMALFPIRS from the coding sequence ATGCACAAGATTAAACTCGCCTTCATCTCGACCCTCGTGCTGGCTTTGGCTGCGTGCGGATCGAGTGGTGATACCATTAGCGCACCCCAAAAAAGCCCGGAAGAACTGGCTTATATAGCGGATAACAGTCCTGTCGCCAAAGCGCGGCTGGATGCGGCAATTGCGCCGCTGTTCGAGGATCCGGCGATGGCCGAAACGCGGGCCTTTCTGGTAATGCATCAGGGCAAAATCATCGCCGAACGCTATGGTGAAGGCTATGACGAAGATACCCGGTTCATCAGTTGGTCAATGGCCAAAAGCCTCACGGGAGCCCTGATCGGTTTCCTGGTAGCCGACGGGCGTCTGGTGCTCGACGATCCCGCACCTGTGCCCGCGTGGCAACGCCCGGGTGATCCGCGGGGCGATATAACGCTGCGGCATCTTCTTCACATGTCATCCGGCCTTGATCACACCGAAACACCGGAGGAAGGCGGGAAAACCGTTTTCGAGGCCGACACCAACCGAATGCTGTTTCTGGACGGCGCGCAGGATGCCGCCGCCTATGCGGAAGCCCGCCCGATGGAGGCACGACCGGGCGAGAAATTCGAATATAGCACCGCTACCAGCATCATTCTGTCCGATATCATCGCCCGCACCCTCACCAAAAGTCCGGATCCGGAAGTGCGTCGTCATGACACGCTGCGTTTCATTCGCGGGCGCTTGCTCGAACCCTTGGGAATGGATGGCACCTATCCGGAATTCGGCCCGAACGGGACATTTCTCGGCGGCAGTTTCATTCATGCCACTGCCCGTGACTATGCAAAATTCGGTGAGTTTCTGCGCAACAATGGTGCTCGGAAAGGCGCCCAGCATCTGCCCGTCAGCTGGGTAAAATTCATGAAGACGTCGTCGGAAAATGACCCCGCCTATGGCGGCCACCTCTGGCTTAACAAGAGGCGTCCCGAGGGGCGCAATCAGGTGCTGTTCCCCGATAACGGTCCGGATACGATTTTCGCCGCGCTCGGGCATCTCGGTCAACAGATCGTCGTGTCGCCCGAGCAGCAGCTGACAGTGGTTCGGCTTGGCAAGACGCAGGATGATGTGCTGGCGCCGATGAGCGCACAAATAGGCCGGATTATGGCGCTGTTTCCCATTCGCAGCTAG
- the mnmA gene encoding tRNA 2-thiouridine(34) synthase MnmA: MMDKIDGNFQLGDDLAGKRIVVAMSGGVDSSVVAALAARTGAETIGITLQLYDHGEAVGRVGSCCAGQDIRDARAVADRLGIAHYVFDHASRFKDSVMDVFADEYMSGRTPIPCVQCNMGVKFTDLLQLSRELGADCLATGHYVRRVAGPDGAELHRALDPARDQSYFLFATTQDQLDYLRFPLGDMPKTQVREIAEDMGLAVAFKPDSQDICFVPNGDYASVVRKLRPDADDDGEIVHMDGTVMGRHKGLIHYTVGQRKGLEIGGQAEPLYVIRLEPEDKRVIVGPKAALAVASASLRDINWIGGDYAGPVEVKVRSMSKPTLARLEGNELQFHNPEFGVAPGQAAVFYHKDRVLGGGWIVSTAAVEQQWLAGVEV, from the coding sequence ATGATGGACAAGATAGACGGAAATTTTCAACTCGGTGATGACCTGGCGGGCAAACGCATTGTCGTGGCCATGTCGGGCGGTGTCGATTCAAGCGTCGTGGCAGCTCTCGCAGCACGGACCGGCGCGGAAACCATTGGCATCACCTTGCAGCTCTATGATCATGGCGAAGCGGTCGGGCGAGTCGGCAGCTGTTGCGCCGGACAGGATATTCGCGACGCTCGGGCCGTCGCCGACCGGCTTGGCATCGCCCATTATGTTTTTGACCATGCAAGCCGGTTCAAGGATTCGGTCATGGATGTCTTTGCGGACGAATATATGTCCGGCCGGACACCCATCCCGTGTGTACAGTGCAATATGGGTGTGAAATTCACCGATCTGCTGCAATTGTCACGCGAGCTGGGCGCCGACTGTCTGGCCACCGGCCATTATGTTCGGCGCGTGGCTGGTCCGGATGGCGCAGAATTGCACCGTGCTCTCGACCCGGCGCGCGACCAGAGCTATTTTCTGTTTGCAACCACTCAGGACCAGCTCGATTATCTCCGCTTTCCGCTTGGTGACATGCCCAAGACGCAGGTGCGCGAAATTGCCGAAGACATGGGGCTGGCCGTGGCTTTCAAGCCCGACAGCCAGGATATATGTTTCGTGCCCAACGGCGACTATGCAAGCGTGGTGCGGAAATTACGTCCCGATGCCGATGACGATGGCGAAATTGTCCATATGGATGGCACGGTGATGGGGCGGCACAAGGGCCTCATTCACTATACCGTTGGGCAGCGCAAAGGGCTGGAAATCGGCGGTCAGGCCGAACCGCTCTATGTTATCCGGCTGGAGCCGGAGGACAAGCGCGTCATTGTCGGACCAAAAGCCGCTCTGGCGGTGGCCTCGGCATCGTTGCGTGACATTAACTGGATCGGCGGCGATTATGCAGGGCCGGTCGAAGTGAAAGTCCGCTCGATGTCCAAGCCAACGCTTGCCCGGCTTGAAGGAAATGAACTGCAATTCCACAATCCGGAATTTGGTGTGGCTCCCGGTCAGGCGGCGGTGTTCTATCACAAGGACCGCGTACTGGGCGGCGGCTGGATCGTCAGCACTGCTGCGGTCGAGCAACAATGGCTGGCAGGTGTCGAAGTCTAG
- a CDS encoding DUF1153 domain-containing protein, producing the protein MIENQKIKPAQVVGPLGEPLTIDDLPKPGTTRWVVRRKAEVVAAVNGGLLTVDEVCDRYDLSLEEFASWQRAVDRSGMPGLRVTRIQHYRDLYERQQKY; encoded by the coding sequence ATGATCGAAAACCAAAAAATAAAACCAGCGCAAGTTGTCGGCCCCCTTGGCGAACCGCTCACCATTGACGATTTGCCGAAACCCGGCACGACTCGCTGGGTCGTCCGCCGCAAGGCAGAAGTCGTCGCGGCCGTGAACGGTGGCTTGCTGACTGTTGATGAAGTTTGCGACCGCTATGATCTGTCGCTGGAAGAATTTGCGTCCTGGCAACGGGCAGTTGACCGGTCCGGCATGCCCGGATTGCGCGTCACGCGTATCCAGCACTATCGCGACCTCTACGAGCGCCAGCAGAAATATTGA
- a CDS encoding GlsB/YeaQ/YmgE family stress response membrane protein, with the protein MGWIIALIVGGIAGWLASMVMGRDASMGVFWNIVVGIIGSVIGNFVGGYFGFGGSIQEFSIIGLFTAFVGAVVLLLILNLIQRGRVR; encoded by the coding sequence ATGGGTTGGATTATTGCATTGATAGTAGGCGGTATTGCGGGCTGGCTGGCCAGTATGGTCATGGGCCGTGATGCGTCCATGGGCGTCTTCTGGAATATCGTTGTCGGTATCATCGGATCGGTAATCGGCAATTTTGTCGGCGGCTATTTTGGCTTCGGTGGCAGCATTCAGGAGTTTTCGATCATTGGCCTGTTCACCGCTTTTGTCGGCGCGGTCGTACTGTTGCTGATTCTCAACCTCATTCAGCGTGGACGGGTACGCTAA
- a CDS encoding efflux RND transporter periplasmic adaptor subunit, producing MNYESTIPSENIATFDDAEARNTNRKRLIITVAVIVALLLAYIGYNYFVGGAVEEDGASQAPMVTVMTPGKQQVVRTINATGTLAARREIQVSVVGEGGRVTNVYVDAGDWVKQGQIMASIDQSVQSQQAASLEASVGVSRADLNLAQANLDRAEQLVDRGFISKADIDRLTATRDSAAARLRVAQAQFNEVRARNGRLNIVAPKAGLVLERNVEPGQTVTQGSGTLFRMAQNGEMELQALLGESDLANVSVGTTTQVTPVGTDKILTGQIWQISPTIDPQSRQGVARIALGYDSALRPGGFASARIQSGTSEASVIPESALQNDSQGSFVYVIDADNKAVRRDVVVGSVSSAGISVTSGLTGTEKVVLRAGGFLNPGETVRTTVQKNADGS from the coding sequence ATGAATTATGAATCGACCATCCCCAGCGAGAATATCGCAACTTTTGATGATGCCGAGGCGCGCAACACCAATCGCAAGCGGCTGATCATCACGGTCGCCGTGATCGTCGCGCTATTGCTGGCCTATATCGGCTATAATTATTTTGTCGGCGGTGCGGTCGAGGAAGATGGCGCGAGCCAGGCGCCAATGGTCACGGTCATGACCCCCGGCAAGCAACAGGTTGTACGCACTATCAATGCCACGGGCACGCTGGCGGCACGCCGCGAAATTCAGGTTAGCGTAGTCGGTGAAGGCGGCCGTGTAACCAATGTCTACGTCGACGCCGGCGACTGGGTCAAGCAGGGCCAGATCATGGCGAGCATTGACCAGTCGGTCCAGTCCCAGCAGGCCGCGAGTCTGGAAGCATCAGTGGGTGTATCGCGCGCCGATCTCAATCTGGCGCAGGCCAATCTCGATCGTGCAGAACAACTGGTCGACCGGGGCTTTATTTCCAAGGCGGATATCGACCGGCTGACCGCAACCCGCGATTCCGCCGCCGCACGTCTGCGCGTGGCACAGGCCCAGTTCAATGAGGTCCGTGCACGCAATGGCCGGCTGAACATCGTCGCGCCCAAGGCCGGCCTGGTTCTGGAGCGCAATGTGGAGCCGGGCCAGACCGTCACACAGGGCAGCGGAACGCTGTTCCGGATGGCGCAAAATGGCGAGATGGAACTGCAGGCACTGCTCGGTGAAAGCGACTTGGCCAATGTTTCGGTCGGCACAACAACTCAGGTCACTCCGGTCGGGACCGACAAGATTCTCACCGGACAAATCTGGCAAATTTCGCCGACCATTGATCCACAATCCCGTCAGGGCGTTGCCCGCATCGCACTGGGCTATGACAGCGCCTTGCGTCCCGGCGGCTTTGCCAGCGCGCGTATTCAGAGCGGCACATCCGAGGCTTCGGTGATACCGGAATCCGCATTGCAAAATGATAGCCAGGGAAGCTTTGTCTATGTCATCGACGCCGACAACAAGGCGGTACGCCGCGACGTCGTTGTCGGTTCGGTATCAAGTGCCGGTATTTCGGTCACGTCCGGCCTGACCGGGACAGAAAAAGTCGTACTCCGTGCGGGCGGCTTCCTGAATCCCGGCGAAACCGTCCGGACGACTGTTCAGAAAAATGCTGACGGCTCTTGA